From bacterium, one genomic window encodes:
- a CDS encoding SRPBCC domain-containing protein, protein MPDILHTFTIAAPAADVYRALTEQQGLASWWTEQTTAETGLGARLIFDFGERYHNAMTAVDLETDRRVAWYIDEAHPEWVGTLVTFDLEPDGGLTRMRFGHRDWREATDFFASCNYQWGRYMQSLKNYCETGAGQPWRAEKEILD, encoded by the coding sequence ATGCCGGACATCCTGCACACGTTCACCATCGCGGCGCCCGCCGCCGACGTCTACCGCGCCCTGACCGAACAGCAGGGGCTGGCTTCCTGGTGGACCGAACAGACCACCGCCGAGACCGGCCTCGGCGCGCGCCTGATCTTCGACTTCGGGGAGCGCTATCACAACGCCATGACCGCGGTGGACCTCGAAACGGACCGGCGCGTCGCCTGGTACATCGACGAGGCCCACCCCGAATGGGTCGGCACGCTCGTCACCTTCGACCTGGAGCCCGACGGCGGGCTGACGCGCATGCGTTTCGGCCACCGCGACTGGCGCGAGGCGACCGATTTCTTCGCCAGCTGCAACTATCAGTGGGGACGCTACATGCAGAGCCTGAAGAACTACTGCGAGACCGGCGCCGGGCAGCCCTGGCGCGCCGAGAAAGAGATCCTGGATTAG
- a CDS encoding SGNH/GDSL hydrolase family protein: MKTAVKITLFILLNLLVAEGVLRVQQALGPLCDLKLENVDQEMLSDVLNHRPLPLLNWTLVGRDVYGEYAGLSYAIRRDSLGVRINGLRPDPAHGAASFTALFLGDSFVEGYDDPHTLVQAAYERLRELGAVDGNARFCNAGHSSYAPSILIPQAKLLVPRLKPDLVVVVVNHFDLGDEAIRYQRLVVRDDDDRIVAVRASPVNVESVTGLMSIKKEPLYLMRFLRKLYFTRIHMPAFDKGYRSWYPGEVSQFATDRAGSAAKYRRELALFDDVLAELADTLLELMGSPERILFVCHPYLHHLTPEADGFVWRDLVTPAVAAAAARRGIPMYDATPDLRRIFGDDPQAYYWHGDTHFNFEGFRSYGELIADRLAPQIEALRRARTGTPTR, encoded by the coding sequence ATGAAGACGGCCGTCAAGATCACCCTGTTCATCCTGCTCAACCTACTGGTTGCCGAGGGCGTTCTGCGCGTCCAGCAGGCTCTCGGCCCCCTCTGCGACCTGAAGCTGGAGAACGTCGACCAGGAGATGCTCTCCGACGTCCTGAACCACCGGCCCCTGCCGCTGCTGAACTGGACGCTCGTCGGGCGAGACGTGTACGGCGAATACGCCGGCCTGAGCTACGCGATCCGACGCGACAGCCTGGGCGTGCGGATCAACGGGCTGCGTCCGGATCCCGCACACGGCGCGGCCTCGTTCACGGCGCTGTTCCTGGGGGATTCGTTCGTAGAGGGTTACGACGACCCGCACACGCTGGTCCAGGCGGCCTACGAGCGGCTGCGCGAACTGGGCGCCGTCGACGGCAACGCCCGGTTCTGCAACGCCGGACACTCGTCCTACGCCCCCTCGATCCTGATCCCGCAGGCCAAGCTCCTCGTGCCCCGGCTGAAACCGGACCTGGTCGTCGTGGTCGTCAACCATTTCGATCTCGGCGACGAGGCGATCCGCTACCAGCGCCTGGTGGTGCGGGACGATGATGACCGGATCGTCGCCGTGCGGGCGAGCCCGGTCAACGTGGAGTCGGTCACCGGCCTGATGTCGATCAAGAAGGAGCCGCTGTACCTGATGCGCTTCCTGCGCAAGCTCTACTTCACGAGGATCCACATGCCGGCGTTCGACAAGGGCTACCGGAGCTGGTATCCGGGCGAGGTGTCACAGTTCGCCACGGACCGGGCGGGCAGCGCGGCCAAGTACCGGCGCGAGCTGGCGCTGTTCGACGACGTGCTGGCGGAACTGGCCGACACGCTGCTCGAGCTGATGGGCTCGCCAGAGCGGATCCTGTTCGTCTGCCATCCGTACCTGCACCACCTGACGCCCGAAGCGGACGGCTTCGTGTGGCGCGATCTGGTGACGCCGGCGGTGGCGGCCGCGGCGGCCCGGCGGGGCATCCCCATGTACGACGCGACACCGGACCTGCGCAGGATCTTCGGCGACGATCCGCAGGCCTACTACTGGCACGGGGACACACATTTCAACTTCGAGGGCTTCCGCAGCTACGGCGAGCTGATCGCCGACCGGCTGGCGCCGCAGATCGAGGCGCTGCGCCGAGCCCGGACCGGCACTCCTACCCGCTGA
- a CDS encoding transcriptional regulator — protein MPEHTFDPLLLSQARLGIVTALVTRRDATFSDLKALLGMTQGNLGIHLQKLEEAGYVAVKKEFVHRRPRTTVRLTAKGRKAFMAHVEELGRIAREAGV, from the coding sequence ATGCCTGAGCACACCTTCGACCCTCTCCTGCTGTCGCAGGCGCGGCTGGGCATCGTCACGGCGCTGGTCACGCGGCGGGATGCGACCTTCAGCGATCTGAAGGCCTTGCTGGGCATGACGCAGGGAAACCTGGGGATCCATCTGCAGAAGCTGGAGGAGGCGGGGTACGTGGCGGTGAAGAAGGAGTTCGTGCACAGGAGGCCGCGGACGACGGTTCGGCTCACGGCCAAGGGTCGGAAGGCGTTTATGGCTCACGTGGAGGAGTTGGGGCGGATCGCGCGGGAGGCGGGGGTGTGA
- the pyk gene encoding pyruvate kinase: MRRTKIVCTIGPATRSPRMLERLVLAGMNVVRLNFSHGARETKLGIIRDVREMAARLDRPLAILQDLAGPKLRIGGFANGPVVLRSGQTFTLTARDVPGDAAAVSLLYKDLPRDVNVGDTLLLADGALDMIVDKVDGPDIVCRVNVGGELNSNKGINLPSGTVSAPILDDKDIADLRFGLEHGVDFVALSFVRSAADVRACLAVMDEAGRHAPIIAKIEQREAITNIEEILSLVDGIMVARGDLGVEIPMENVPAVQKSLIARANAAGKPVITATQMLKSMVDSPRPTRAEVSDVANAILDGSDAVMLSEETAVGAHPVAAVETMARIAEAAEAVFPYRDWSARFAVRGSLSADEAVARAAVRMAEEIGAAAVVTLTRSGSTTSLVAKHRPRQPILAMTDDAATWRRLSLVWGAVPMMAASRDDLDALEGDAVRLAVACGCCRPGQTVVVTAGLPLHQPGHTNMIRIVEIPVSG, translated from the coding sequence ATGCGCCGCACAAAGATCGTCTGCACGATAGGGCCCGCCACGCGTTCGCCCCGGATGCTGGAACGGCTCGTGCTGGCCGGCATGAACGTCGTCCGGCTCAACTTCTCGCATGGCGCGCGGGAGACGAAGCTCGGGATCATCCGCGACGTGCGGGAGATGGCCGCGCGCCTCGACCGGCCGCTGGCGATCCTGCAGGACCTGGCCGGTCCCAAGCTCCGCATCGGCGGATTCGCCAACGGCCCGGTCGTACTGCGCTCGGGACAGACCTTCACCCTGACCGCGCGCGACGTGCCCGGCGACGCCGCCGCGGTCTCGCTGCTCTACAAGGACCTGCCCCGCGACGTCAACGTTGGCGACACCCTGCTGCTGGCCGATGGGGCACTCGACATGATCGTCGATAAGGTGGACGGTCCCGACATCGTCTGCCGCGTCAACGTCGGCGGCGAATTGAACTCCAACAAGGGGATCAACCTGCCCAGCGGCACCGTCAGCGCGCCCATCCTGGACGACAAGGACATCGCGGACCTGCGTTTCGGCCTCGAGCATGGCGTGGATTTCGTCGCCCTGTCCTTCGTGCGCAGCGCCGCCGACGTCCGCGCCTGCCTGGCGGTGATGGACGAGGCCGGCCGGCACGCGCCGATCATCGCCAAGATCGAGCAGCGCGAGGCGATCACCAACATCGAGGAGATCCTCTCTCTGGTGGACGGGATCATGGTGGCGCGCGGCGACCTGGGCGTGGAGATCCCCATGGAGAACGTGCCGGCCGTCCAGAAGTCGCTCATCGCGCGCGCCAACGCCGCCGGCAAGCCGGTGATCACAGCCACCCAGATGCTCAAGTCCATGGTCGACAGCCCCCGGCCCACCCGGGCCGAGGTGTCCGACGTGGCCAACGCCATCCTCGACGGCAGCGACGCCGTGATGCTCTCGGAGGAGACGGCCGTCGGCGCGCACCCGGTCGCGGCGGTGGAGACCATGGCGCGGATCGCCGAGGCGGCCGAGGCAGTCTTCCCCTACCGCGACTGGAGCGCGCGCTTCGCCGTGCGCGGCTCCCTCTCCGCCGACGAGGCCGTGGCCCGCGCCGCTGTGCGGATGGCAGAGGAGATCGGCGCCGCGGCCGTCGTCACCCTGACCCGCTCGGGCAGCACGACGAGCCTGGTGGCCAAGCACCGCCCGCGTCAGCCGATCCTGGCCATGACCGACGACGCGGCGACCTGGCGGCGGCTATCCCTGGTCTGGGGCGCCGTGCCCATGATGGCCGCGTCACGCGACGACCTGGACGCGCTGGAGGGGGACGCCGTGCGGCTGGCCGTCGCCTGCGGCTGCTGCCGGCCCGGCCAGACGGTGGTGGTCACCGCCGGGCTGCCCCTGCACCAGCCGGGACATACCAACATGATCAGGATCGTGGAGATCCCCGTCAGCGGGTAG
- a CDS encoding SOS response-associated peptidase — protein MCGRFTLALSPEELAQLMALDAALDLELGLRPRYNIAPGQDVVAAVQEAPDGPREARVFRWGLVPSWAQDPAIGNRLVNARAETAAAKPSFRDAYRRRRCLVPADGFYELQRQGGRKQPWIFRVIDEPGFCMAGLWETWRPSGAEPLHTCTLLTTAANALLRPVHDRMPVILHRDDYERWLTTQPDAATGLRDLLRPFPAEAMTAWPVGPLVGNPRNDVPECVEPVGLAEAPDNADDESGGQMSLL, from the coding sequence CCCAGCTCATGGCGCTGGACGCGGCCCTGGACCTGGAACTGGGCCTGCGTCCGCGCTACAACATCGCGCCGGGCCAGGATGTCGTGGCGGCGGTGCAGGAGGCGCCGGACGGGCCGCGCGAGGCCCGCGTTTTCCGCTGGGGACTGGTGCCGTCCTGGGCCCAGGATCCGGCGATCGGCAACCGGTTGGTCAACGCCCGCGCGGAGACCGCCGCCGCGAAGCCGTCCTTCCGCGACGCCTACCGGCGCCGGCGCTGCCTGGTACCCGCCGACGGCTTCTACGAGTTGCAACGGCAAGGCGGGCGCAAGCAGCCCTGGATCTTCCGCGTGATCGACGAGCCGGGCTTCTGCATGGCCGGGCTGTGGGAGACCTGGCGCCCGTCCGGCGCCGAGCCCCTGCATACCTGCACGCTCCTGACCACCGCCGCCAACGCGCTGCTGCGGCCGGTCCACGATCGCATGCCCGTCATCCTGCACCGCGACGACTACGAGCGCTGGCTGACCACCCAGCCGGACGCCGCCACGGGCCTGCGCGACCTGCTGCGCCCCTTCCCCGCCGAGGCCATGACGGCCTGGCCGGTCGGCCCGCTGGTCGGCAACCCGCGCAACGATGTGCCGGAATGCGTGGAGCCCGTGGGGCTGGCGGAGGCGCCCGATAATGCCGATGATGAATCCGGCGGCCAGATGTCGCTCCTGTGA